The following coding sequences are from one Nicotiana tabacum cultivar K326 chromosome 1, ASM71507v2, whole genome shotgun sequence window:
- the LOC107781889 gene encoding uncharacterized protein LOC107781889 has translation MIQVKEESQTLDFGGFASCSSFSDSSYEASTPRYSSEPGSSYRRSSGPTKRSSQAGWTEEEDNLLTDVVKRFKGRNWKKIAECMNGRTDVQCLHRWQKVLNPELVKGPWSKEEDDLIIELVEKYGCKKWSFIAKSLPGRIGKQCRERWHNHLDPTIKRDAWTEQEESVLCHYHQIYGNKWAEIARFLPGRTDNAIKNHWNSSVKKRSNLNLPSGLVLDTESEESPNFSSDKKKLEIQKHPLQAQNAEQTIFLGEQTGLDNAAVALSTDLRIGYAYSAGNALHKDTSLFGACISAEENVRDLIKPLGGIPFGKADVLPIGETDKPCQSNLSRTKISYPLSASSSDFPLDQLHHTRWSTSQVEAVHPTTFGSMYESPKRSRHDTVNDPDHDFLSLSLASFTEVRSQSNKKNKAYDTQSSLGLKQQGSLYYEPPQLKDMLIPLTDENLSRDNLITEKNGHPFCSTPPSLKLTVSANGSSPESVLRNSAMSYTGTPSIIRKKNSRFPEAATHSSCTGTTTPTHNFPRASDREDTSNLKDRFSGCKSSVSGKSLGRRLEYAFDMEWDASRCCTPVSAASPCALRLGANTMLTP, from the exons TTCTAGTTATCGAAGGAGCTCAGGTCCAACTAAACGTTCTTCCCAGGCAGGCTGGACAGAAGAAGAG GATAATCTGTTGACTGACGTGGTGAAAAGGTTCAAAGGGAGAAACTGGAAAAAAATAG CTGAGTGCATGAATGGAAGGACTGATGTGCAGTGCTTGCATCGCTGGCAGAAAGTTCTGAATCCTGAGCTTGTAAAGGGTCCTTGGTCAAAGGAG GAGGATGACCTGATTATTGAGTTAGTTGAGAAATATGGCTGTAAGAAGTGGTCTTTTATTGCCAAGTCTTTGCCTGGTCGCATTGGTAAGCAATGTAGGGAAAG GTGGCACAACCATCTTGACCCAACCATAAAAAGAGATGCTTGGACTGAACAGGAAGAATCAGTCCTATGCCACTATCACCAAATATATGGGAACAAGTGGGCAGAAATTGCGAGGTTTCTGCCTGGAAG GACTGATAATGCAATTAAAAATCATTGGAATTCCTCAGTTAAGAAAAGATCGAACTTGAATTTGCCAAGTGGGTTAGTGCTGGATACCGAAAGTGAGGAATCTCCTAATTTCTCTAGTGACAAGAAAAAACTAGAGATCCAGAAGCATCCATTACAAGCTCAAAATGCAGAACAAACAATCTTTTTAGGCGAGCAGACAGGATTGGATAATGCTGCTGTTGCTTTGTCAACTGATCTGAGAATTGGATATGCTTATTCTGCTGGAAATGCTTTGCATAAGGATACTTCTTTATTTGGAGCCTGTATATCAGCAGAAGAAAATGTGAGGGATCTGATAAAGCCACTTGGTGGAATACCATTTGGCAAGGCAGATGTTCTTCCAATTGGTGAGACAGATAAACCATGTCAATCCAATTTAAGTCGCACTAAAATATCATATCCACtctcagcctcttcttcagaTTTTCCTTTGGATCAGTTGCACCACACAAGATGGAGTACTTCTCAAGTTGAGGCTGTTCATCCTACTACTTTTGGGAGCATGTATGAATCTCCCAAGAGGTCTAGGCACGACACTGTTAACGATCCTGACcatgattttttgagtttgtcATTGGCTAGCTTTACTGAGGTTCGTTCCCAAAGTAACAAGAAGAATAAAGCATATGACACACAATCTTCTTTGGGTCTCAAGCAGCAGGGCTCCTTGTATTATGAACCACCACAGTTAAAGGACATGCTGATTCCTTTAACAGATGAAAACCTTAGTAGAGACAACCTTATCACGGAAAAAAATGGTCATCCATTTTGCTCTACTCCTCCTAGTCTTAAATTAACAGTCTCTGCTAATGGTAGCAGTCCAGAATCTGTCTTAAGGAATTCTGCAATGAGTTACACAGGAACTCCTTCAATCATAAGAAAGAAGAATTCCAGATTTCCCGAAGCTGCGACGCATTCTAGTTGCACAGGCACCACCACTCCCACACATAATTTCCCAAGAGCTTCTGACAGGGAAGACACCTCAAACCTGAAGGACAGATTTTCTGGGTGTAAATCATCAGTTTCGGGAAAATCTCTTGGAAGACGGTTGGAATATGCCTTTGATATGGAATGGGATGCCTCTAGATGTTGCACACCAGTTTCTGCAGCTTCACCTTGTGCACTTAGACTTGGTGCTAATACGATGCTGACACCATAA